In Candidatus Afararchaeum irisae, the genomic window CTTCGGTCTGCGTTACATGAGAGGACGTGAGTTTCCCGGACTCCTAGAGGAGTACCTCAAGGAGACACAGAACAGATAGTTAGTTGATCGAAAGTTTCTGTACTGTACTACTTTACTCTTCTAACCCTGGTAAGCGGCGTAGAGCGAGCAGTAACCTGTGGGGTTTATGTAGCCCTGGACGAGGGCACACGCGCCGTAGCCGTCGCCGTTCTTGTCGGGTATGTACTGGACACAGCCGTTACACTGCTGTCCAGAGCTTGGATGCGACTGGTAGCCCACAGCACTCTTTGCCTGGAGGACTTTGGGGTTTCTCTTGGTTCCACCCTGTGAGGTTGCAGTTCTCTCGGACTTTGGGACGGGACCAGTGTCGAACTGTTTCTGGGAGACGCCTTCGGGGAGTCCCGAGGTTCCGCCGCCGCTACTTCCGCCGGAGCTTCCTCCGGATTCGTTACCTCCTGTGCTTCCACTAGAGCCTCCACTGCTTCCGCCTCCGCCGTTTCCGCCTGTGTCTCCACCAGAGCCGCCGCCTCCACCGCCGCCTGTACAGCCGGCGAGTCCAGCTATCGATGTCGCTCCCGCAGCCTTCAGGAAGTCTCTTCTGTCCATGATCTACTAGGTCTGTACCACTAAATAGAAATATATCTTTCCCTTTCGGTCTGAATTTGTATATGTACTTAGGACGCTGCCTGAGCTACTAGCTCGTTCGTGTCGTCGGAGTAGCCGTCTAGTACCTGTCTGGCTCGGTCGTTTCCTATCTCTGAGAGCGACTTCGCCGCACTCACCCGAACCGACTCGTGTGTCTCTTCTTCTAAGAGGCGTTCGAGACCCTCGACTGCGTCCTCGTCGCCTATCTTTCCTAAGGCGTCTGAGGCTGCCTCTCTTAGGCGTACGGATTCGAGTTCGAGACTCTCGACGAGTGTCTCTGTGGCTCCCTCGTCACCGATCTCTCCGAGGGCGTCCGCCGCCTTCGCACGTACGTTGTCGGGGACATTGGCTTCAGGATCGAGGAGTTCCTGTAGCTTCTCGGACGCCTTCGGAGATCCTATACGAGCGAGTGCTTCTATCGCGTCGAGACGCATGTCGGCGTCGTCGACCTCATCGAGGAGACGGTCGACGGCGTCCGGGTCTCCTATCCTTCCGAGAGCCTCTATGACCTCTTCCCTCAGGAAGTTGGCTTCGAAGACGTCGAGCGACTCGACTAAGGGCTCTGTCTTCCCCTCGACCTTGAACCTCTTTATCCCGCTGAGCTCGGGAGGGAACTC contains:
- a CDS encoding high-potential iron-sulfur protein, which gives rise to MDRRDFLKAAGATSIAGLAGCTGGGGGGGSGGDTGGNGGGGSSGGSSGSTGGNESGGSSGGSSGGGTSGLPEGVSQKQFDTGPVPKSERTATSQGGTKRNPKVLQAKSAVGYQSHPSSGQQCNGCVQYIPDKNGDGYGACALVQGYINPTGYCSLYAAYQG
- a CDS encoding HEAT repeat domain-containing protein, producing the protein MSDSDNDSPSTRDELDDLGFYDNEFTEFPPELSGIKRFKVEGKTEPLVESLDVFEANFLREEVIEALGRIGDPDAVDRLLDEVDDADMRLDAIEALARIGSPKASEKLQELLDPEANVPDNVRAKAADALGEIGDEGATETLVESLELESVRLREAASDALGKIGDEDAVEGLERLLEEETHESVRVSAAKSLSEIGNDRARQVLDGYSDDTNELVAQAAS